From a single Micromonospora pallida genomic region:
- the secA gene encoding preprotein translocase subunit SecA translates to MSILEKVLRAGEGRMVRRLKAIANAVNSIEDEYVNLTDDELRGMTDHFKERIADGESLDDLLPEAFAVCREAAARVLGQRPYDVQVMGGAALHFGNIAEMKTGEGKTLTSVMPVYLNALSGKGVHVVTVNDYLAQRDAEWMGRVHEFLGLTVGVVLPNRPSVEHRAAYECDITYGTNNEFGFDYLRDNMAWSKDDLVQRGHNFAVVDEVDSILIDEARTPLIISGPAEHSARWYQEFATVVARLQSGKDGEGDYEVDYAKRTIAVTERGVARVEDRLGIDNLYESVNTPLVGYLNNAIKAKELYKRDKDYIVNDGEVMIVDEFTGRILHGRRYNEGMHQAIEAKEGVEIKQENQTLATITLQNYFRLYSKLSGMTGTAQTEAGEFNKVYKVGVVTIPTHRPMVRLDRPDVIYKTEKAKFNAVVEDIAERHEQGQPVLVGTVSVENSEILSQLLRRRGIPHAVLNAKFHAREAEIVAQAGRKGAVTVATNMAGRGTDILLGGNAEFLAASELRQRGLDPAEEPDEYAKALEEILPKWKQACEAEAEEVAAAGGLYVLGTERHESRRIDNQLRGRSGRQGDPGESRFYLSLQDELMKRFRAGAVEAVMERFNIPEDVPIESKMVTRQIKSAQAQIEGQNAEIRKNVLKYDEVMDKQRQVVYAERLRVLNGEDLSDQVRNMIDDVVGAYVVGATSEGYAEDWDLEQLWTNLKQLYPVGVTIDDLEEEVGGSRASFDQDFLVSQLKEDANAAYDRREETLGEEAVRQLERMVLLQVIDRKWREHLYEMDYLQEGISLRAYAQRDPVVEYQREGFDMFATMMEGIKEETVGFLYNLEVQVEEPTPEPEQVQLLEKPVEIRAKGLNRAPQQQGLQYSAPTIDGEAGAGAVAVERPEEEPRQSAPALGVGGPTPKRPAPSRPSAGLRGPAPAPSARRADTGQAEGSNGPSRNAPCPCGSGRKYKRCHGSPNGGN, encoded by the coding sequence GTGTCGATTCTGGAAAAGGTTCTTCGCGCCGGCGAGGGCCGCATGGTGCGCCGGTTGAAGGCCATCGCCAACGCCGTCAACTCGATCGAGGACGAGTACGTCAACCTCACCGACGACGAGCTGCGCGGCATGACCGACCACTTCAAGGAGCGGATCGCCGACGGGGAGTCCCTCGACGACCTGCTGCCCGAGGCGTTCGCGGTGTGCCGGGAGGCGGCGGCGCGGGTGCTGGGCCAGCGGCCGTACGACGTCCAGGTGATGGGCGGCGCGGCGCTGCACTTCGGCAACATCGCCGAGATGAAGACCGGTGAGGGCAAGACCCTGACCTCGGTCATGCCGGTCTACCTCAACGCACTCTCCGGCAAGGGCGTGCACGTGGTCACGGTCAACGACTACCTCGCCCAGCGGGATGCCGAGTGGATGGGTCGGGTGCACGAGTTCCTCGGCTTGACCGTCGGTGTGGTCCTGCCGAACCGGCCTTCGGTCGAGCACCGGGCCGCGTACGAGTGCGACATCACCTACGGCACGAACAACGAGTTCGGCTTCGACTACCTGCGCGACAACATGGCCTGGTCCAAGGACGACCTGGTCCAGCGCGGCCACAACTTCGCGGTGGTCGACGAGGTCGACTCGATCCTGATCGACGAGGCCCGGACCCCGCTGATCATCTCCGGCCCGGCCGAGCACTCCGCCCGGTGGTACCAGGAGTTCGCCACGGTGGTGGCCCGCCTCCAGTCCGGCAAGGACGGCGAGGGCGACTACGAGGTCGACTACGCCAAGCGCACCATCGCGGTCACCGAGCGCGGCGTGGCCCGGGTCGAGGACCGGCTCGGCATCGACAACCTCTACGAGTCGGTGAACACCCCGCTGGTCGGGTACCTGAACAACGCGATCAAGGCCAAGGAGCTCTACAAGCGCGACAAGGACTACATCGTCAACGACGGTGAGGTCATGATCGTCGACGAGTTCACCGGCCGCATCCTGCACGGCCGCCGCTACAACGAGGGCATGCACCAGGCGATCGAGGCCAAGGAGGGGGTGGAGATCAAGCAGGAGAACCAGACCCTGGCCACCATCACCCTCCAGAACTACTTCCGTCTCTACAGCAAGCTCTCCGGCATGACCGGTACGGCGCAGACCGAGGCGGGCGAGTTCAACAAGGTCTACAAGGTCGGCGTCGTGACCATCCCGACGCACCGGCCGATGGTCCGGCTCGACCGGCCCGACGTGATCTACAAGACCGAGAAGGCCAAGTTCAACGCGGTCGTGGAGGACATCGCCGAGCGGCACGAGCAGGGCCAGCCGGTGCTGGTCGGCACGGTCTCGGTGGAGAACTCCGAGATCCTCTCCCAGCTGCTGCGGCGGCGCGGCATCCCGCACGCGGTGCTGAACGCGAAGTTCCACGCCCGGGAGGCGGAGATCGTCGCCCAGGCCGGCCGGAAGGGCGCGGTCACCGTCGCCACCAACATGGCCGGTCGTGGTACGGACATCCTGCTCGGTGGCAACGCCGAGTTCCTCGCCGCCTCCGAGCTGCGCCAGCGCGGCCTCGACCCGGCCGAGGAGCCGGACGAGTACGCCAAGGCGCTGGAGGAGATCCTGCCCAAGTGGAAGCAGGCGTGCGAGGCCGAGGCCGAGGAGGTCGCCGCCGCCGGTGGCCTCTACGTGCTCGGCACCGAGCGGCACGAGTCGCGCCGGATCGACAACCAGCTTCGCGGCCGGTCCGGCCGGCAGGGCGACCCGGGCGAGTCGCGCTTCTACCTCTCCCTCCAGGACGAGCTGATGAAGCGGTTCCGGGCCGGCGCGGTCGAGGCGGTCATGGAGCGCTTCAACATCCCGGAGGACGTGCCCATCGAGTCGAAGATGGTCACCCGCCAGATCAAGAGCGCGCAGGCCCAGATCGAGGGCCAGAACGCCGAGATCCGCAAGAACGTCCTCAAGTACGACGAGGTCATGGACAAGCAGCGGCAGGTGGTCTACGCCGAGCGGCTGCGCGTGCTCAACGGGGAGGACCTCTCCGACCAGGTACGCAACATGATCGACGACGTCGTCGGGGCGTACGTGGTGGGGGCCACCAGCGAGGGGTACGCCGAGGACTGGGACCTCGAACAGCTCTGGACGAACCTCAAGCAGCTCTACCCGGTCGGCGTGACCATCGACGATCTGGAGGAGGAGGTCGGCGGCTCGCGGGCCAGCTTCGACCAGGACTTCCTGGTCAGCCAGCTCAAGGAGGACGCGAACGCCGCGTACGACCGCCGCGAGGAAACCCTCGGCGAGGAGGCGGTGCGCCAACTGGAGCGGATGGTCCTGCTCCAGGTGATCGACCGTAAGTGGCGTGAGCACCTCTACGAGATGGACTACCTCCAAGAGGGCATCAGCCTGCGGGCGTACGCCCAGCGCGACCCGGTGGTGGAGTACCAGCGCGAGGGCTTCGACATGTTCGCCACCATGATGGAAGGCATCAAGGAGGAGACGGTCGGCTTCCTCTACAACCTGGAGGTCCAGGTCGAGGAGCCCACGCCGGAGCCGGAGCAGGTCCAGTTGCTGGAGAAGCCGGTCGAGATTCGGGCCAAGGGCCTCAACCGGGCCCCGCAGCAGCAGGGCCTCCAGTACTCCGCGCCGACCATCGACGGAGAGGCCGGCGCGGGTGCGGTGGCCGTGGAACGGCCGGAGGAGGAGCCCCGCCAGTCCGCCCCGGCGCTGGGCGTGGGCGGGCCGACGCCGAAGCGTCCCGCGCCGTCACGTCCGTCGGCCGGCCTGCGCGGCCCCGCCCCGGCACCGAGCGCCCGCCGGGCGGACACCGGCCAGGCCGAGGGAAGCAACGGCCCGTCCCGGAACGCGCCCTGCCCGTGTGGTTCCGGCCGGAAGTACAAGCGCTGCCACGGCTCGCCCAACGGCGGCAACTGA
- a CDS encoding ComF family protein, with product MPGGLWADLADLVLPVECAGCRTRGARLRHGFCADCVATLGGLRPASVRPDPAPVGLPPCVALGPYDGALREALLAYKERGRHGLARPLGGLLAEVVAAAVGEVRPVLLVPVPDTAAAARARYGDHLGRLARHAADRLRRAGWPVRVRRPVRALPRPDSVGLDSAGRAAAAASAFRLRAWPPVGPVDPAGTVVLLDDILTTGATLAAVGRTLDAAGLSPAVAAVLAATRRHRTR from the coding sequence ATGCCGGGCGGCCTCTGGGCAGACCTCGCCGACCTGGTGCTGCCGGTGGAGTGCGCCGGCTGCCGGACGCGGGGTGCCCGGCTGCGGCACGGCTTCTGCGCCGACTGTGTCGCCACGCTGGGCGGCCTGCGACCGGCGTCGGTACGCCCCGACCCCGCCCCGGTCGGCCTGCCGCCCTGCGTCGCCCTCGGCCCGTACGACGGGGCGCTGCGGGAGGCGCTGCTGGCGTACAAGGAGCGGGGCCGGCACGGGCTGGCCCGGCCGCTGGGCGGGTTGTTGGCCGAGGTGGTGGCGGCGGCGGTCGGCGAGGTCCGGCCGGTGCTGCTGGTGCCGGTGCCGGACACGGCCGCGGCGGCGCGGGCCCGCTACGGCGACCACCTTGGACGGCTGGCCCGGCACGCCGCCGACCGGCTGCGCCGGGCGGGTTGGCCGGTGCGGGTACGGCGACCGGTGCGGGCGCTGCCCCGCCCGGACTCGGTGGGGCTGGACAGCGCCGGTCGGGCGGCTGCGGCGGCCTCGGCGTTCCGGCTACGGGCCTGGCCACCGGTCGGCCCGGTCGACCCGGCCGGAACGGTGGTGCTGCTCGACGACATCCTCACCACCGGGGCCACCCTGGCGGCGGTTGGCCGGACACTCGACGCGGCCGGACTGTCGCCGGCTGTCGCGGCAGTGCTCGCGGCCACCCGAAGACACCGAACGCGGTAA
- the hpf gene encoding ribosome hibernation-promoting factor, HPF/YfiA family: MDIVVKGRNVEVPDHYRVHVAEKLAKIERYDHKIIRVDVELFHERNPRQADHCQRVEITCVSRGPVVRAEACTNDFYSALDAAIAKLDTRLRRAADRRRVHRGRHAPISVAAATADLPVADLGQPAFSAGTSTALAERDEEPDDQPWHIAREKVHPAQPMTVDDALFEMELVGHDFYLFHNKESGRPCVVYRRHAYDYGLISLDL; encoded by the coding sequence GTGGACATCGTGGTCAAGGGCCGAAACGTCGAGGTGCCAGACCATTACCGGGTGCACGTAGCAGAGAAGCTCGCCAAGATCGAACGTTACGACCACAAGATCATTCGGGTCGACGTCGAACTGTTCCACGAACGCAACCCCCGCCAGGCGGACCACTGCCAGCGCGTCGAGATCACCTGCGTGTCGCGCGGACCGGTGGTCCGGGCGGAGGCCTGCACCAACGACTTCTACAGCGCGCTCGACGCCGCCATCGCCAAGCTGGACACCCGGCTACGCCGGGCGGCCGACCGCCGCCGCGTCCACCGGGGACGGCACGCGCCGATCTCCGTCGCCGCCGCCACCGCCGACCTGCCGGTCGCGGACCTCGGGCAGCCCGCGTTCTCCGCCGGCACGTCCACCGCGCTCGCCGAACGCGACGAGGAACCCGACGACCAGCCCTGGCACATCGCGCGGGAAAAGGTGCACCCGGCCCAGCCGATGACCGTCGACGACGCCCTGTTCGAGATGGAACTCGTCGGTCACGACTTCTATCTCTTCCACAACAAGGAGTCCGGCCGCCCCTGCGTGGTCTACCGCCGGCACGCCTACGACTACGGGCTCATCTCCCTCGACCTCTGA
- the pruA gene encoding L-glutamate gamma-semialdehyde dehydrogenase: MDAVFSVPEPRNEPVRAYEPGGADRERLQRRLTELAAERLDLTMTIAGEQRMAGGERIDVVQPHRHGHVLGVTAHADHADARAAVKASLDAAPMWRALPFEERAAIFLRAAELLAGPWRDTLNAATMLGQSKTVIQAEIDSACEFVDFLRYNVHFARKLLEEQPASSPGVWNRFDHRPLEGFVYAITPFNFTAIAGNLPSAPALLGNTVVWKPAPTQQLAAHFTMRLFEAAGLPPGVINMVTGRGEEVSEVVLADPDLAGIHFTGSTKVFQHLWRTVGDNIARYRGYPRLVGETGGKDFVVAHSSADVDALHTALIRGAYEYQGQKCSAASRAYVPRSIWEGGLRDRLAATAESLTYGDVTDFANFGGAVIDSRAFDRHTAALDLISSDDSCRVLAGGTADDSVGWFVRPTLFECTDGTHETFTTEYFGPILGVHVFDDARFDDVVAQAESVAPYALTGSIFATDRRVVDAVAEKMRYAAGNFYVNDKPTGAVVGQQPFGGARASGTNDKAGSWHNLVRWMSPRTIKETFVPPTDHTYPHMG, translated from the coding sequence ATGGACGCCGTGTTCTCCGTACCCGAACCGCGTAACGAGCCGGTACGCGCCTACGAGCCGGGCGGTGCCGACCGGGAACGGCTCCAACGGCGGCTCACCGAGCTGGCCGCCGAACGGCTGGACCTGACCATGACCATCGCCGGTGAGCAGCGGATGGCCGGTGGCGAGCGGATCGACGTGGTGCAGCCGCACCGGCACGGGCACGTGCTGGGGGTCACCGCGCACGCCGACCACGCCGACGCGCGAGCGGCGGTCAAGGCGTCCCTGGACGCGGCCCCGATGTGGCGGGCGCTGCCGTTCGAGGAGCGGGCCGCGATCTTCCTGCGCGCGGCGGAACTGCTCGCCGGCCCGTGGCGGGACACCCTCAACGCGGCCACCATGCTAGGCCAGTCGAAGACGGTGATCCAGGCCGAGATCGACTCGGCCTGCGAGTTCGTCGACTTTCTCCGGTACAACGTGCACTTCGCACGGAAGTTGCTGGAGGAGCAGCCGGCGTCGTCGCCGGGGGTGTGGAACCGCTTCGACCACCGCCCGCTGGAGGGCTTCGTCTACGCGATCACCCCGTTCAACTTCACCGCGATCGCCGGCAACCTGCCCTCGGCCCCGGCGCTGCTCGGCAACACCGTGGTCTGGAAGCCCGCGCCGACCCAGCAGCTCGCGGCGCACTTCACCATGCGCCTGTTCGAGGCGGCCGGCCTGCCGCCCGGTGTGATCAACATGGTCACCGGGCGCGGTGAGGAGGTCTCCGAGGTGGTCCTCGCCGACCCTGACCTGGCCGGCATCCACTTCACCGGCTCGACCAAGGTGTTCCAGCACCTCTGGCGGACCGTCGGCGACAACATCGCCCGGTACCGGGGCTACCCCCGGCTGGTCGGCGAGACCGGCGGCAAGGACTTCGTGGTGGCGCACTCCAGTGCCGACGTGGACGCGCTGCACACTGCCCTGATCCGGGGCGCCTACGAGTACCAGGGGCAGAAGTGCTCGGCGGCGTCGCGGGCGTACGTCCCCCGCTCCATCTGGGAGGGCGGGCTGCGGGACCGACTGGCCGCCACCGCCGAGTCGCTGACCTACGGCGACGTGACCGACTTCGCGAACTTCGGCGGCGCGGTGATCGACTCGAGGGCGTTCGACCGGCACACCGCCGCGTTGGATCTGATCTCCTCTGACGACAGTTGCCGGGTCCTGGCAGGTGGCACCGCCGACGACTCGGTGGGCTGGTTCGTCCGGCCGACGCTCTTCGAGTGCACCGACGGCACGCACGAGACCTTCACCACCGAGTACTTCGGTCCGATCCTCGGCGTGCACGTCTTCGACGACGCCCGCTTCGACGACGTGGTCGCCCAGGCCGAGTCGGTGGCCCCGTACGCGCTGACCGGGTCGATCTTCGCCACCGACCGCCGGGTGGTGGACGCGGTCGCGGAGAAGATGCGGTACGCGGCCGGCAACTTCTACGTCAACGACAAGCCGACCGGCGCGGTGGTCGGGCAGCAGCCGTTCGGGGGTGCCCGGGCCAGCGGCACCAACGACAAGGCCGGCTCCTGGCACAACCTGGTCCGCTGGATGTCGCCGAGGACCATCAAGGAGACTTTCGTCCCACCGACGGATCACACCTACCCGCACATGGGCTGA
- a CDS encoding GNAT family N-acetyltransferase produces the protein MEPVQITEDGLLLRPWRPTDADDVLRACQAPDIQRWTAVPRPYLPEHAHGFVTDRAPRGWKDGTSTPFAVCDAGSGELLGSCGLVSIDHTLRSGEIGYWTAPWARGRNLAARATRAVARWAFDRLELRRIIWQAELGNHASRLAALRAGFRVEGRLRLAAPAPGGSAEGWIGSLLPGEVPEPGTPGPAGPGTLEARRAAVFGRPHPELFATVGPVELRLRAMDERDMDALVTTSRDPETIRWTSVPDPYERSHAEAYLAYHRTSWADGSAACFAVADADDAYVANVDLRIARMDPLLADVGFLAAPHARGRGYLSAALGALTTWGFTTLGLARIEWRANVGNVASRRAAEKAGFRYEGVSRAAIQYRDHRVDAWLAAVTATDLPDH, from the coding sequence GTGGAGCCTGTGCAGATCACCGAGGATGGCCTGCTGCTGCGCCCGTGGCGGCCGACCGACGCCGACGACGTGCTGCGGGCCTGCCAGGCCCCGGACATCCAACGGTGGACTGCCGTACCCCGGCCGTACCTGCCCGAACACGCTCACGGCTTCGTGACCGACCGCGCCCCCCGGGGCTGGAAGGACGGCACGTCGACCCCCTTCGCGGTCTGCGACGCCGGCAGCGGTGAGCTGCTCGGCTCCTGCGGGCTGGTGAGCATCGACCACACCCTGCGGTCCGGCGAGATCGGCTACTGGACTGCCCCATGGGCCCGGGGACGCAACCTCGCCGCGCGGGCGACCCGGGCGGTGGCCCGGTGGGCGTTCGACCGGCTGGAGCTGCGCCGCATCATCTGGCAGGCCGAGCTGGGCAACCACGCCTCCCGGCTGGCCGCGCTGCGTGCCGGGTTCCGGGTCGAGGGCCGGCTCCGGCTGGCCGCGCCCGCGCCCGGGGGCAGCGCGGAGGGCTGGATCGGTTCGCTGCTGCCCGGCGAGGTCCCCGAGCCCGGTACGCCCGGGCCGGCCGGCCCGGGCACCCTGGAGGCCCGCCGCGCGGCGGTCTTCGGCCGACCGCACCCCGAACTGTTCGCCACCGTCGGCCCGGTCGAGCTGCGACTTCGGGCGATGGACGAACGGGACATGGACGCCCTCGTCACCACCAGCCGGGACCCGGAGACCATCCGCTGGACCAGCGTGCCCGACCCGTACGAGCGTTCCCACGCCGAGGCGTACCTCGCCTACCACCGAACGAGCTGGGCCGACGGTTCGGCCGCCTGCTTCGCGGTCGCCGACGCCGACGACGCGTACGTGGCCAACGTCGACCTGCGGATCGCCCGGATGGACCCGCTCCTGGCCGACGTGGGCTTCCTGGCCGCGCCGCACGCCCGTGGTCGCGGCTACCTGTCGGCCGCCCTCGGCGCATTGACCACCTGGGGCTTCACCACCCTCGGCCTGGCCCGGATCGAGTGGCGGGCCAACGTCGGCAACGTCGCCTCCCGGCGGGCCGCTGAGAAGGCCGGCTTCCGCTACGAGGGCGTCTCCCGGGCGGCCATCCAGTACCGGGACCACCGGGTCGACGCCTGGCTCGCCGCGGTGACCGCCACCGATCTGCCTGACCACTAA
- a CDS encoding PadR family transcriptional regulator, producing MAESGINPTAAALLGLLHEGPMTGGQLMAAAERRLAPYWSMTRSQVYRELPVLAERGLVRMGKPGPRSSQPYAITPSGKRTFSRWLTEGPGKDTIRNPVALRIAFGELHSASQLRTLYTSANEYHTEALANVREQARNAKKDGAAFDASALEFAVAYHKAALSWLKNAPVPG from the coding sequence ATGGCGGAATCCGGAATCAACCCCACAGCGGCGGCCCTGCTCGGGCTGCTCCACGAGGGTCCCATGACAGGCGGCCAACTGATGGCCGCCGCCGAGCGCCGACTGGCGCCCTACTGGTCGATGACCCGCAGTCAGGTCTACCGAGAGTTGCCGGTACTGGCCGAGCGCGGACTCGTGCGGATGGGCAAGCCCGGTCCGCGCTCCAGCCAGCCCTACGCGATCACCCCGTCCGGGAAGCGGACGTTCTCCCGGTGGCTGACGGAGGGACCGGGCAAGGACACCATCCGCAACCCGGTCGCGCTGCGGATCGCCTTCGGCGAACTGCACTCGGCCAGCCAGCTCCGTACCCTTTACACCTCCGCGAACGAGTACCACACCGAGGCCCTGGCGAACGTTCGCGAGCAGGCACGCAACGCCAAGAAAGACGGTGCCGCCTTCGACGCGAGCGCCCTGGAGTTCGCGGTCGCGTACCACAAGGCCGCGCTCTCCTGGCTGAAGAACGCCCCGGTCCCCGGCTGA
- a CDS encoding Rv3235 family protein, with product MADSRRPVSPRPPVRLRPAPPLEPPLADDQLTDLWPRPTAAQLALDLVDAGRPGRGRPAGRPAQRPTGPHPSRPATPAGSSATATPEAHRAAHRFVGTCLEVVNGYRPPGQLRPLTDPLRTTTVLEQLAVATARLGPVRRRASRPVVRLRRLRVCQPQPAVIEAAAVIAAPNGRSWAMAVRLERRGPGWICAFLQIL from the coding sequence ATGGCCGACTCCCGCCGCCCGGTGTCACCTCGTCCCCCGGTCCGCCTGCGCCCCGCGCCGCCCCTGGAGCCGCCGCTCGCCGACGACCAGCTCACCGACCTGTGGCCCCGCCCCACCGCCGCCCAGCTCGCCCTCGACCTGGTCGACGCCGGCCGACCCGGTCGGGGCCGGCCCGCTGGACGACCGGCCCAGCGCCCCACCGGGCCGCACCCGTCCCGACCGGCCACCCCCGCCGGGTCGTCCGCCACGGCCACCCCGGAGGCGCACCGCGCGGCGCACCGCTTCGTCGGCACCTGCCTCGAGGTCGTCAACGGCTACCGCCCGCCCGGCCAACTCCGGCCGCTCACCGACCCACTGCGGACGACCACCGTGCTGGAGCAACTCGCCGTGGCCACCGCCCGGCTCGGGCCGGTACGGCGGCGGGCCAGCCGGCCCGTGGTGCGACTGCGCCGGCTGCGGGTGTGTCAGCCGCAGCCGGCCGTGATCGAGGCCGCTGCCGTGATCGCCGCCCCGAACGGGCGCAGTTGGGCGATGGCCGTGCGCCTGGAGCGGCGCGGCCCCGGCTGGATCTGCGCCTTCCTCCAGATCCTTTGA
- a CDS encoding GNAT family N-acetyltransferase has product MDAPVIERDGVRLRPYRDDDLTDMVAACNDPLTRRFLDALPSPYTEADGRWWLTEGAPATWARGGAAYAVADPESDRLLGTVGVDRLVPMRGQAEIGYWVAPWARRRGVATAATRALTAHALASGLSRLELFTHPENAASQRVALAAGYRHEGVRRAVSPQRGGGRCDSIAWVRLADDPPGPVPRLLPDLPPGGLTDGVIALRPVGPDDVDLMYRLHTLPEVVANRVPPEPPTRAEIERRCRTAESSWLVGTAADLVVVDVTSGEAGGGLALRYDEPRTGQAMLGASMLPAWRGRGLLTRGVRLLVGWAFDTVGVARLWAGCRPENVAPQRVLEKVGFRREGIQRGRLPGPDGTRVDSLLYALLPTDRP; this is encoded by the coding sequence ATGGACGCACCAGTCATCGAGCGCGACGGGGTACGGCTGCGGCCGTACCGGGACGACGACCTGACCGACATGGTCGCCGCCTGCAACGACCCGCTCACCCGGCGGTTCCTGGACGCGTTGCCCAGCCCGTACACCGAGGCGGACGGCCGCTGGTGGCTTACCGAGGGCGCTCCCGCCACCTGGGCCCGGGGCGGGGCGGCGTACGCCGTCGCCGACCCGGAGTCGGACCGGCTGCTCGGCACGGTGGGCGTCGACCGGCTGGTGCCCATGCGCGGGCAGGCGGAGATCGGCTACTGGGTGGCGCCGTGGGCCCGCCGCCGGGGCGTGGCCACCGCCGCCACCCGGGCGCTGACCGCGCACGCCCTCGCCAGCGGGCTCAGCCGGCTGGAGCTGTTCACCCATCCGGAGAACGCGGCGAGCCAGCGGGTCGCGCTGGCCGCCGGCTACCGGCACGAGGGGGTACGCCGGGCCGTCAGCCCGCAGCGCGGCGGCGGGCGCTGCGACTCGATCGCCTGGGTACGGCTCGCCGACGACCCGCCCGGACCGGTCCCCCGGCTCCTGCCGGATCTCCCGCCGGGCGGGCTCACCGACGGCGTGATCGCGCTGCGTCCGGTCGGCCCGGACGACGTGGACCTGATGTACCGGCTGCACACCCTGCCCGAGGTGGTCGCCAACCGGGTGCCGCCGGAGCCGCCGACCCGGGCCGAGATCGAGCGGCGGTGCCGGACGGCGGAGAGCAGTTGGCTGGTCGGCACCGCGGCGGACCTGGTCGTGGTCGACGTGACCAGCGGCGAGGCCGGGGGCGGCCTCGCCCTGCGGTACGACGAACCACGCACCGGCCAGGCCATGCTCGGCGCGAGCATGCTGCCCGCCTGGCGGGGACGGGGCCTGCTCACCCGGGGCGTCCGCCTGCTGGTCGGCTGGGCGTTCGACACGGTGGGCGTCGCCCGGTTGTGGGCCGGCTGCCGGCCGGAGAACGTGGCGCCGCAACGGGTGCTGGAGAAGGTCGGTTTCCGCCGGGAGGGGATCCAGCGGGGCCGGCTACCCGGCCCCGACGGCACCCGCGTCGACTCGCTGCTCTACGCCCTCCTCCCCACCGACCGTCCCTGA
- a CDS encoding helix-turn-helix domain-containing protein has translation MEPRFLQLSDVAAELNVSDSQIYHMVRSGELPAIKIGGRGQWRVERARLEEYIERKYVETAEWVQANPLSERDGNE, from the coding sequence ATGGAACCGAGGTTCCTACAGCTGTCCGACGTGGCAGCCGAACTCAACGTGTCCGACTCGCAGATCTACCACATGGTCCGCAGCGGAGAGCTGCCCGCCATCAAGATCGGTGGCCGGGGGCAGTGGCGGGTGGAACGCGCCCGACTCGAGGAGTACATCGAGCGCAAGTACGTCGAAACCGCCGAATGGGTGCAGGCCAACCCGCTCTCCGAGCGCGACGGCAACGAGTAA
- a CDS encoding DUF6912 family protein codes for MTDDLVRVYVPATVPMLARLHDEGLAAGTAHAVTPGLREWYAEGDEEELEYVAFTRAAQDALRLLRDDPSAPRRRVVVSVDVPAAALGRPDGELGSSTVQLTGSVETRAVAALHVDGAEATGDVAAAVEVVDQALAGDPDAQFTVDGTEDHELEWYDPSELDLLLRTVA; via the coding sequence GTGACCGACGACCTTGTCCGGGTGTACGTGCCGGCGACCGTGCCGATGCTGGCCCGGCTGCACGACGAGGGCCTGGCGGCCGGGACGGCGCACGCGGTCACCCCCGGCCTGCGCGAGTGGTACGCCGAGGGCGACGAGGAGGAGCTGGAGTACGTGGCCTTCACCCGGGCCGCCCAGGACGCGCTGCGGCTGCTGCGGGACGATCCCTCGGCACCCCGGCGGCGGGTGGTGGTCTCGGTGGACGTGCCCGCCGCCGCGCTCGGCCGGCCCGACGGCGAACTCGGCTCCAGCACCGTCCAGTTGACCGGATCCGTCGAGACGCGGGCGGTGGCCGCCCTGCACGTCGACGGGGCGGAGGCGACCGGGGACGTGGCCGCCGCCGTGGAGGTCGTCGACCAGGCGCTGGCCGGCGACCCGGACGCCCAGTTCACCGTGGACGGCACGGAGGACCACGAGCTGGAGTGGTACGACCCGTCCGAGCTGGACCTGCTCCTGCGTACCGTGGCCTAG